The Bacteroidia bacterium genomic interval TTTGAAATGGAACCACATTTTCTCCAACAGATTTTCAAGTACCAGTTTCATTGTTGCCGGTGATTATAAGAGTAATTCTTTTGTTCCCGATGGTCCCCTCGCTTTCAATCTGGATAATGGAATCCGATATTATCAGTTCAAACAAGACTTCTTCTATGTACCGAATAATCACGCAATACATGCCGGAATTGAGGGAAATTTTAATGACATGAAACCTGACATCCTGAGTAAACGTGGAGATGGGAGTGGCATAGTTCCAGAAGAGGTTCAGAAAGACAGGAGCAGGGAATTTGCCATTTACTTTAATGACGAATGGGAGTTCAGCAGCAGAATTAGTATGAATTTGGGCTTGCGCTATGCCTTTTATCAGCAAGTGGGCGAAGAACAATTTTACCAATATGCTGAAGGTAGCAGCAGGAGCGTTTTTGATATCATTGATACCGTGAATTACAGTAAGGGTCAGGTTGTCCAAAATTATCAGGGACTTGAACCCCGCTTTTCAATGAAATTGCAGGCAAGCGATCAGTCCTCTATCAAACTCAGCTACAATCGGCTCAGGCAATACATTCATTTGGTATCCAATAGTACGGCTCCTACACCGGTCGATATTTGGCAAGTTAGTACGCCTTATATTCCTCCTCAGACTGCCGACAACTTCTCCATAGGTTACTACCAGAATTTTTATCAAAACGTATTCGAAAGTTCGATTGAATTCTACTATAAAAATATCCAGAACCTGATCGACTTTAAAGACTTTCCCGATCTCCTACTAAACGATCATATAGAAACAGATTTAATCAGCGGAACGGGACGAGCATATGGAGGAGAATTTTACCTCAGGCGAAAAGCAGGAAGATGGACGGGATGGATTTCATATGCCTATACCCGTTCGGAAATTCAGATAGAAAATGATGATCCGGAATTGGAGATAAATGAAGGGGAATGGTATCCTACCAGCTATGACCAACCTCATAGTTTAAGCATAGTAGGTAAACGTCAATTGGAAAAGAAAAGCTATTTCTCTTTCAATTTCACCTATCGAACCGGCCGACCTATTACGGGTTTGATCTCTACCTATAATCAGAATAATAGCCCCATCCCTCATTTCTCCGAACGGAATCAATACCGGATACCAGATTACATCAGACTGGACCTTTCTCTGGTATTGGCCATTCCTCCCAAGGAGGGGAAAAATCTTGAAAGTAATGTGGCAATTTCTGTTTATAATCTTTTGGCGCGCCGAAATGCATATTCGGTCTTCTACCAAAGACCTAACCGCATAGTTATCCCCAAAGCATTTCAGCTTTCTGTTTTGGGCAGTGCTTTTCCCTCTGTTACCTACAATTTCAATTTCTAAACAGCCCTGTATCCATGAGATATATTTATTTAATATTTCTGTTTTTCATAGCCTCTTGTGTGGAGAGGATTGATTTTCCGGTCGAAAGGGAAGCAGGCATTATTGTCATTGATGGGACTTTATCAAATGAAGATGTATTGCAGCAAGTCAGGCTTGGAGCAACAGCAGCCAGCCCCAGGGTCCCCATCCCGATTTCTGATGCACAGGTCAGACTCTTTGACGGCCAGGGAAATTTCGAAAACTATGTACTTGATCCTATCAAAGAAGGAACCTATATCCTGATGGGTGAAAGATTGAAAGGCGAAATCGACAAGACTTATTATATAGAAGTCGAACTGGCAAATGGAGAAATTTACCGTTCTCGCCCGGAACGTATGCTGGAACAACAAGCAATTCTGGAAGATATTTATTATGATTTTAGCATCGAAAAAGAGAGCAATGGCCAGGGAATCGTTTTCGAAAATTTATATATCAATGCTTACATAGATGTAGATATGAGTCAGGCGGACAGCAGCTTCTTCCTTAAATGGGATGTAGAGGAAGTATTCTTGCTTACGCCAACGGACTTCCCTGACCCTTTCGGATATATCCCTCCTCCTTGTTTTGTTTATAAGTATCCCAGTGATATCGACCTCAACCTTTTTGATGGCTTTCAAAATGAAATCCCTCGCTTGCAGCGATTGAAAGTGGGACGTCAAAAAATAGACTGGACTTTTCGGGAAAAACATTATTTCACGGTTCGCCAAAGAAGTATGAATCGAGAAGCCTATGAATATTGGGAGAAGGCGGATAATCTTCTATCAGCTGTTGGAAATATTTTTGATATTCCTCCGGCTCCACTGCCCGGAAATTTATACAACATCAATGATCCGGAAGAAGAAGTTTTGGGTTATTTCGATGTCTCTTCTACAAGCTTAAAACGCTTCAGAACCTTTAGGGAAGATATACCCCTGGATCAAATTCTTGAGTGTCTATATTCGCCCAGCAAGCGATTCGATGCCTATCCGGATTATTGCCTGGATTGTCTTTCCGTCCGTAATAGCACCCATACTCGACCTGATTTTTTCTAAGCCCTCCACCCATAAAAGGAAAGCCCGAGAAGGAAAATCCCTCTCAGGCATATGAATGGTTGAATAAAGGCAAATTATATAGAGATCGTCCCCTCCTTTCACGCTTCCCTCTATGATGGATCAAAGTTCAATAATGTTGCTTCAATTTGCAGAATCATTTTTCATGGCTTGTGAACTATTGTTCGAAATTGATGGACTATTGTTCCATGCCTGAATCCGAGGTAAAAAAGAAGCTCTTGCTCCTTTGTGTCTACTCCCTAGAAAAGGAAACCTATTCATTTGTCTGGCGAATCCCTTTGCGACCACATTTAAAGCCGGCTTCCCTTCCAGGGTAAATCCATGGTTTTTTCCCTCACTTTTTCCCCGACTTTTCCATTCCCAGATATGAACCCCGGATAACCATTCTTCTTCCCAAATGGTGTTGAATAAGGCTTGATAACACAGGGCTTGAGTTTTGTGGGAGATTTTTTTATACAAAGAATTGCTCACGCTATTCCATTCCCAGGGTTTCTGTCCGGCATCAGCCGTACTTTTATATCCGATCTCTGTAAATAGTACCGGTCGATCAAATCGCTCAGACAGATCTTCCAGTTCCCCTAGATGCTTTTCCCAACCTGCTTCCAGCTCAGCCAAATTCGGGTTTATATTTTCTGCCAGGGGAAAATATGCCTGGATGCCAATATGATCTAATTCTTTCCAGAAAGGAATACTTCCCAAATCGTCCGACCAATTGGCTGCATAGGTCAATTGTCCCTTATAAATTTTTCGAATATCCCGAATCAGACTTAGCCATTGTTCTGGTTGATCCATCACGCTTTGATTGAGCTCTGTGCCGATACACAGGATTTCTACACCCATCTCCTGAGCCAATTCAGCATAAGGAATCATATAGCTTCGATATTCTTCAAACCAGATATCCCAGGATGCCTGGTTCACCATCTGAATATCCGATCTCCAACCATCTTTCACATCGGAGCTTAGCCAAATGTGAGGTTTGAGCATGAGGTAAAATCCGTGTTTCTGGGCAAGCGTAAAGTAACGCTTCAAGCGTTTCAATCGAGCAGTTCTGTTAGTCCTTCCTATGCGCGAACCCAGTTCAGGTTGATGTATGCTCTTCTGGTTAATAAAAGGAACAAAAGTGATCCATTCTACATTATTTCGCTTAAGGATTTCCAAATCCAGGGTATCATCATTCAGATCAAAAACATGGATCCCTCTTTGTTTTCCATCTACTTTGTATAAGTCTCGGATGTGCCCTTCTTCATTTAGCACCTGATCGTCCCAGCTGTAGTCAAACTCTTCACTTTCACGATAGATACTTAAAAGATTCAGGCCGATAAAAATGAGGAAAGCAGGTAAGGCGATTTTAAGAGAAATACCTTTTACCAACTTTGGCATACCTCCTTTTTGGAAATCGGTTTTTAAATTCTGAATCAATAAATATCCTAAAAAAGGAATGAGGGCCAATAAATAGGTCAAGAGACTGGAAAAAATGATCCGCAGAGACTCCAGGTATACAGGAAGGAGTTCTTTGCCAGGCACTCGTCCACTAAAAATTAGCACAAGGAATATCAGGAGAGCTATGCCTCCCAGGCTCAATGCGTAGATAGAGATAAATCTCTTAAGGACAGGACGGGCGCGATCTGACAAAACGATTCCTTGACTTTTCGCGAAAATTAAAGAAGTTTTTGATTTATATTTTTCATGGTGTCGAGAAAATCTACGGAATTGCCTATTTATTTTTCTTTATTTTTTTTGCTCTCTTTATTTTCTTTTTATACTTATCGATATACATCTGATCTAGCTCCGGAGAGTCCTTGTATTGTACCCTTAGATCAGCGAGCCTATTTTTCAAGTCAGCCACAATTTCTGCGTACTCCGGATTATCAAATTGATTTTTCATCTCCATGGGGTCCTTTTTCCGATCATAAAGTTCCCATTCATTCACATCATAATAGAAGTGGATCAATTTGTAGTCTTCCGTTACAATCCCATAATGTCTTTTTACCATATGGATAGACGGATACTCATAATAGTGGTAATAAACCGCATCTCTAAAGCCTTCTGTATTTCCTTCCCATAATGGTAGAAGGCTTACTCCTTGCATATCATTTGGGGCAGGAATATTAGCAGCAGAAAGGAAGGTCTGGGCAAAATCCAGATTCTGAACCATCTGTGTATTGACTGAACCCGGATCTATGACTTCGGGCCAGCGAACCATTAAGGGGGTTTTAAAGGACTCATCATAAATGAATCTTTTATCAAACCATCCATGTTCTCCCAGGTAAAATCCCTGATCAGAAGTATACACCACAATTGTATTTTCGGCTAATCCATTTTCATCCAAATACTTTAATACTTCCCCTACACCATCATCCACTGCAGCTATACTTCCGAGATAATCCTGCATATAGCGTTGGTACCTCCACTTCATTTTTTCCTCTTCTGTCATATTGGGATACTTCTGCTTAAAGTCCTCAATGATGGGACGATAGACTGCATCCCATTTGGCGCGCTGCTCCTCATTTTGTCGTCCTACTTCTCGGTTAAAAGCTCCCTTGTCCCAGCCTGCTGTTTCCGGTATCCCCAACTCATCCATTACTTCGGGATATACCTTGGAGTCCCCTGCCCAATTCATATGGGTAAGCAGATTCATTTCAGCTTCTTTAGCCGCGCTACCTCTTCCTTCATAATTATCAAAAAGATTGGCCGGTTCCGGAAAGGTCTTTTTGGTGAACTCTTTATAATGTCTCTCTGGTGGGAGCCATTCTCTATGTGGAGCTTTGTGTAGGTAGGCTAAGAAGAAAGGCTGAGTAGTATCTCTTTCATTATCCAGCCAATCCAGGGTCATATCCGTGATGATATCGGTCGTATAACCTGTTACATTGATACGACCTTCATGTTTGGTGATAAAGTCTGGATTGTAATAGGTTCCCTGGCCTGGCAATATCTTAAACTGATCAAATCCTTTGGGACTATTCCCAAAATGAAGTTTCCCAAACATGGCTGTTTGATAGCCGTTTTGGTGTAGGATCTGAGGAAAGGTCACATTATTGGTATCGAAAGGAAAATGATTATCTATCTTCCCATTTAGGTGGCTGTGTTTACCGGTAAGGATCACTGCCCTTGAAGGAGCACAAATAGAATTGGTAACACAGGCATTGGTGAATAGCATGCCTTCTTTGGCTATGCGGTCAATATTGGGTGTCTGGGTAAGTCGATTTGAATACGCACTGATCGCCTGATAGGCATGATCATCAGACATAATGAAGAGAATGTTCGGTTTGGCAGTTCTCTTCTTTTTTTGAGGCTCCTGAAAGGAATAAAAAATTCCAACAGATAAGATCAGGAACCCAAGCAAACTTTTGGGAAAATTCATTGTAGTAGTTTTAGAAAAGCTAAAATATCCTATTTCGAAGGGAAGTCAAAACTCATTCATAAAGGAGTACTTTACGGATATCTATTCGCTCAGATTTCGTCAATACTATCTTAAGCCAATAATAGCCTCTAGGCAGAGCCTGCAACTCAATATTGTTTTCCTTCCCCGCTAGCATCAACCGTCCTTGCAAATCATATAATTCATAATGGAAGGCTTCTCCTATTTCCAGCTGTATGCTATGCTTGCTTGGGTTTGGAAAAACTTTGAATTCTGCAGAGTTGTAGGTCAGAATTGATGAGGCCTTATCTATAAAAAAAGAATATAGAAAAGCAGGAATGGCTGCATTTCCCTCCGTGGCAAGATAAAGACGACCAGAATCTTCATGGCAGATACTTTCTACTTGAAAAACTCCTGTAAAAGGCAGATTTGTTTTATCGAACATAGACTGTGATACTGCAGGAAAGTTCGGGCTTTGGAGATCGATAAAAAATGCTTCGCTAAAGGTGTAGCCACAAAAACTTAAGCGATCGGCAACAGGATCATAATCGGCTCCCGTCAGCAAGCCTTGTACATCCAGACTATCTCGGATATCTAACTCATATTGCCCGGGCAATTTGGGCAGGCTATACACATAACTTCTTAGATTTCCCCAATTCTTGGAAAACACATACAAACTATCTCCGGCTGCGACCATAGCTTCAGCATCATAATTGGTCTGAAATCTCATGGAACTAAAATCCAGCTGCGCAGCATAGGAGATTAAGAGGGTATCTGCTAAAATCGTGTCTGAAGAGAAAAAATCCTGCTGACTTATTCGATAGATTTTTAAGTCCTGCCGATTCCCATTATTATTTCCAAAGTCCCCAATAAAGATATGTGTATCGTCTGCTGTTATATCTTCCCAGTCAATATTCGTAGCATTTGATATGACAATTTTGCGTTCTACGCTTCCATTGATGGGAGAGATTTCATAAAGGGCATTTTCTCCTCCGGAATCACTATGTCCAATCAATTTATCATGGATATATTCAAATCCTGAGATCTCTTGCAAAGCATTGTCCAGGCTTGTCAAAGAGTCAAGCAAAAGTACATTTTGCGCTGAAAGGAAATTTGAGAGTAGAATGAAAGCAAGTATGCAGCTATTTTTTAAGCAGGTTTTCATGAGCGGTTTATTGGGTCAGGAAAAAGAATCCGTTTAGGCATACGGATTCTCTTTCACCCATAAGTTATGCATTTTCCTCGGACTCATACTGACTGATTTCTTTCAAAAAGCCTAAAGCATCTTCCATTTTTTTATCCGGAAACAGACGGAGCATCAGCACGATAATTCCTGCCACAACTGTAGATCCGATCATATAATTTACGGTCCACTGTCCCATCAAAGGAAAGATATTAACGCCTGCAAAGATTTTAGGAATTAGAATAATAAAGGCCAGAGAAAATAAGGGAATCAAAACCAGTAATGAATTAATTTCCAATCGATTCAGCCATTTGAGTCTTTGGACAATTTTGAGATTATTAATCAGGGTATTTTTATAACTCAAACGGTCTGAGACAATCATTTTATAAATATTCCAGGACATATCAGCCAGAAAAAAGAGCATCAGGATCAAGGCTGGAATAAAAAATTGAAACTCTGCTGAATTTCTCAATATGAATTTAAAGAGATAGAAGGCAGCAAAACCATCAACAAATAATTCTATATAATTTTCCAGTCGAAATTCATATAAATAGCTTTGAACTTTCCGTACGCTGGCTTCTTTCAACAAATCCTTATTGATTTCCAAACGATCCTCGATCTTCTCATCGTAGGACTTCCATATATTTTGTAATTGATCAAGTTCCATAATTCTTAGTGTTTTTTTCTGGCAAAATATTTCTTCAATTTTTCTTTGATCCGATTGATCTTGGTTCCCACATTGCTTTTCGTAAGTCCCAGAATCTCTGAGATCTCTGCATGGCTCTTCCCTTCCAGATAGAGGATCATCAAGGCCTTATCCAGTTTTTTCAATCCGGCAATAAATCGGTTAAGTCGATTCAGGTTCTCATCTTTTTCCAATTGCTGCTCTGCTTCACGAGATGCCAGAATGGGATCAGGTGGATGAGGTTTCAGTTTCTTCCTTCGGTTCTCTTTCCGTCGGTAGGAAATGGAAACGTGTAAGGCGATTCGATAAATCCAGGTACTCAGGGCATATTGATCATCGTATTTGGGAAAAGCTTTCCATAATTGCAGAATGATCTCTTGCCTTAAATCCTGACGATCCTGGGGCTCCGTGCAGTATGCATTGGAAATCTTAAAGATCAGTTTTTTGTACTGATCAACAATCTTTAAAAATTCCTCTTGCTGTGTGTGTCTTGATTTCACGACTCATTCTTTACTACACTATTCGCAGCTACAGTAAATAAATCACAGTTGAGGAGAAAAAAAATGAAAATTATTCGAGATTGCTCATTTCAGCTATTACTGCATCTCCAATTTTTTTAATACTCTTCCTGATCTCGTTTTTTAAGCGGCCATTGGGTTTAGCACTCAAAACATCACTTACCGTTGGTAGCAATCTACTATACCAATAGCCCCATGCCCATAAAATTTCGCGCTCTTCATATACGGCAGAACCCCCGGCAACACTTTCGCGGGAAAGCTTCCCTTCGATTGCAATGCGTTTTAAAGCAGCCTTTTCGACAATTTGAAGAATTTCGAATGCTCTTGCTTCTTCTTCCTGACTTAAAAACAAAGCGCTGGCCAAAGCTGAGATTCCTACATTCTTGAGGGTCTTAGCAGAAACTTTATCAATCAGATCGCCATCGGTATGGTAATACACATCTGTAAAATGCCAGAGCAATAAGCCGGGAATCTTTGCATCCAGAAAAGGTTGGTGGTCGCTTCCCCCTTCGAAGGGATTTGTTTTTACAATCCAGCCATTTTTTTGTGCTCTTGCTCTGCATATGTGCTCGATGAGGTCATTGAAATAATGAGGATTAAATTGGCTCTCGTAGACTTCACTGGCTCCCCATTCGGTATGCTTGTCCTCTCCACGCGTCCAAATTGCAGAAGGATCAGGCATTTTTTCTATCAGAAAACTTCCTCCTGTTTTTTCGGTATCCTCTCCAACCATATCCAAACTGATTCCCCATTTGATATGCTGACTCCTTTCCATGTCCTGCTCAATGTATCTATTAGTCGAGCGAATTTCATCCCCCCATAGGAAGGTAATGCTTCGGTCAGGATCAACTTTACCAGCTTGAACAAGAGCAGCTGCAGTTCTGGCCATTTCGGCCTGAGCCCCTACTCCACTTGCATTATCATTGGCTCCCGGTTCCTGGACATGCGCGCTAAAGACAAATCTTTCTTCAGGATTTTTCTTCCCTTTGATTTCGGCAATCAAGGTCAATTCCGGAGCTTCTACAAAACGGGATTTTATAAAAACCTGTAATCGGGTTTTCCCATTTTTCAAACTCGACTCCAACCTTTTCTTTGCAGCCAAAGAAAGCTTGATTCCAAAAGATTTCTTTTCGGCATCATAAGGCATACCACCAAATGAAATGGAATTCGGATGACTTTCCGGACGGTTATAAAAAGGGATCCTATAGCTAACTACCCCTATCGCTTCTCTTTCTTGTACAGCAGCTCCAAATATTCTTCCCGTCCCACAAGTCGTAAAAACAATCTTTCCTTTCAGATCCAGAGAATCAAGGCTTTTAGCCGAGCAATTTTTCACATAGACTACTTCTGCACTAATCCCTGTCTCAGGAGTAGAGAAACTATTGATTGCCAACATATTTCGATTGGTCTTGAAGCTGAGCAAAGCCTTTTCTTCACCTTCTATAAAAACTGTGGCATCTATGGGCTCCCAAACCGGTCCTCTCAAAGGATATTTTTCTATCCGATAGCTCAAACGTGCATCGGGAGATTCTTTTTGATATCCAGCAGCTTGAAGAATTGACTCTACTCGATAAATGCTTGAGTCAAAGCCCGGGTTTCCTGCTAGCCGCCAAAATTGCGCAACATATTCAGTGGTGTGGAAGGCATTCTCGGCCTGGTATTCCTCATCCAGAATTTCCAACAATTCTTCCAAAGTTTGTGCATGACTTTGTTTAGGAATCCAAAAAAAGAAGAGTAAAATGATAAGGCTGGTTAAGCGCATGAGGAGCTTTTTTAGGTTTGTGATCCAAATCTAGGCATTTCTAGCAGCAATAAATAAGAATAACCGAGCCTATATATTCAATTTTTTCATGAGAGGAATGCTAATGTCATTTGCCAGAAATTTCAAGGCTTTCCAACTAATCCTTTCTTTCTTTTTGACTCCCGACCAGTCTATCAGATTATATTCCCAAAAAGCTGTAAGGCCTCTACTTGCTTTGAAAGCAGAAACTCCAGAACTGGCATGTATGACGGCTTTGTTTTCCTCCGCGAGTTCGACGATTTTAAGACTGATAAGTCGATACAAGCCTTTCCTTTTAGAAATAGTCCTATCATACCCAATCACGGATGCCGTTTGAACTCCGGCAAATAGGAAATAGCCCAGGACTGCAACTATATCCTCCCGCTCTTTCAGCACATAAAGGCTTAAAATGCCATTGCCTATCAAATGCCTGAAAAAATCAGCTGTGAAGTTAGGATTCAGCTGTGCATACTTTCCCAGATATAGTTCCTGATACAGTTCTCGAATCCGATTGATTTCTCCTTCTATAGGTTGTTTAATTTGGGTCCAGGTCAATTGATTTTTTTGCTTATTAAAGAGCCTGAGGTCATGCCCAAAGTTTCGTTTTTTCCGATACGCTCTTGGTGGCTCAGTTGAAGCCAGAAAAACCTTTCGACTAAATACTTCTTCAAATCCTAGCATCTGTAATTCCTCGATCAGGTTTTGATTCAAAAAGGGATTAAGGGACCTAAAACAAATGGCTTTATGAGGGAATTTATGCTTAAGAAATGCCTGAAGTAACTCAAGATGCCTGAAAGGGATTTGTTTAGGATAAAGATTAGTTGATAGCAACCAATTATTGACAAAGACTACTTCATCCAGATTCGAAAAGGAACACAAGTGGGCAATTGCGGACAGCAGAGCTTTCCCTAAAAATCTGAGGATTGGCTGCTTGAACTCCAATTCAATCTCCCGCTTTCCATAAGAGACATATTGACTATAGAGAGAAGCGACATAAGATCGATGGGCAATGGATTCCCTATTTCCCAGAACAATGGGATAAAGCCGATCCTCGATTGCCAGCATTCCAATATCATTCTTCACATTTGAGATGAAATGCAGACTTCCTTTTTCAATCAATAAGGCAAAGAGGTTCCGATAATAGGCTCCATCCTGGTATTGATCCCAATCCAGTTCGCCCAGATTGTGGCGATCAATATATTTAATCTCCAAGTCCATCAAAAGCTATATCGTAGGTCATGCTTTGGGTAAAACTTATGTTATACCTAAGGCTCCGGTACAGGAATTCCAGCAAGCCTAATATTTGAAAAAAAAAGGCTTTGGGATCTTCCAAAGAAAAAACGGCATCTTTGCTTCTTCTGACTTCTTTCCGGGTAAAATAAAATGGATTGGAAAACAAAATAGCTGTTTTTAAAGAGCGAGCCCTCTGCTGATCTGTTAGAATGTGTGGCTCTTCATCTATTATCGCAGCTGCAATCCCATCAGCCAACAAATGTAAACCGCTTGTAGCGCGAGGATTACACTCAATCACATAGATCTTCTCTTTTGTCTGTATCATGTCGAAAGAAAGCTGACCGCTGAAATTCAGACTTTCTCCAAAACTTCTCACGGCTTCATAAACTTTCTGCTTCCAAAGCGGCTGGAATAGTAAAGCTGCTCCTCCTTTATGTCTGCATGCCAATTTGTAGATGCTAAAAGCCAGAAGTTTTCCATTTTTCCAGAGAGAATAGACGCAAATTTCTTCTCCTTCAATTTTCTCCTGCACAATCCAGTCTTTGGCTTGCTTTAGCTTAGCTTTCACTTTCATTTCAGAGAGATTGATCAGGGTTTGCTCTCCAAAACGAGAATATTTAGGTTTAAACACATACTCTTTACTATTTTCCCAATTCTCAAAGTCTTTCATCAATAGGGTTTGGGGAAAACAAAAGGGGCTTTCCTTCCATTGGCTAAAAGTCCATTTATTGTGAAGGCGATCCATGAGGCTGATTTGATCAAGCCAAACAGAAAAAGGAAGTTCGGCTAAAGCTTTACTCAGATGGAAAACTTCTTCACAGGTAGGTAAACAGAAATCAATTGAATGCTCCTGATGTATTTTCCTCAGGGCATCAACATATTGTTTTGGGAAAGCATTGGGAGATGGAAGTTTAACATAAGCATGGGCATATTTACTCCATCTCCCCAAGGGGAATCGCATAGAATCAGCCATTATGACGATATGCCCTTTTTTCCCCAGACTTCGACATAATTCCAAAGCCACGGGCGCTCGGGCTCCCAAAATCAAAATGCTCTGTTTTCTCTGCATATTTCCCATTCTTCCTTTATAAGGAAGCTCGGAATTTACAGAAATATTTGAGTATCCAGTCTTTTTGAAATGGCGAAAGCTGCATTTACCAAACCTACATGAGAATATGCTTGAGGGAAATTGCCCCACTGACTGCCGGTTTTAGCATCCACATCCTCACTTAGAAGTCCTAAATGATTCCGATATGTCATCAAGCGTTCGAAGATCTCCTTGGCTTCTTCCACCCGACCGATGCATGCCAGGGTCTCAACATACCAGAATGCACAAATCAGAAAAGTAGTTTCCGGTTCCCCGAAATCATCTGCATGCTTATAGCGATAAAAAAGTCCTTCTTTGGTTTTCAGTTCCTCTTCCAGAATTTTGACATGCTGCTGAGCTTTTTCACTCGAAGGATCGAGATAATTCATGGTGATCAACTGCAGCAAACTGGCATCCAGGTTTTTGGTTTCTATGGCCTGTGTATAAACACCTCTCTCCTCGTCAAAGCATTTTTCCAATTGCTCTGTAGCTTCTTTGATCAGTTTCTCTGCCAGTTCTTTCATCTCGAAATCCCTGAACATCTCAGCGATCTTTAAAGCAGCATTGGCTCCTGCCCAGTGAAATAGGAAGGTATAGCTATGCTGCTGAGCTTTATTCCTGAACTCCCACAAACCGGCATCCGGTTCGTACATAGTCGCTTCAACCTGCTTGAGTATTCTCATC includes:
- a CDS encoding sulfatase: MNFPKSLLGFLILSVGIFYSFQEPQKKKRTAKPNILFIMSDDHAYQAISAYSNRLTQTPNIDRIAKEGMLFTNACVTNSICAPSRAVILTGKHSHLNGKIDNHFPFDTNNVTFPQILHQNGYQTAMFGKLHFGNSPKGFDQFKILPGQGTYYNPDFITKHEGRINVTGYTTDIITDMTLDWLDNERDTTQPFFLAYLHKAPHREWLPPERHYKEFTKKTFPEPANLFDNYEGRGSAAKEAEMNLLTHMNWAGDSKVYPEVMDELGIPETAGWDKGAFNREVGRQNEEQRAKWDAVYRPIIEDFKQKYPNMTEEEKMKWRYQRYMQDYLGSIAAVDDGVGEVLKYLDENGLAENTIVVYTSDQGFYLGEHGWFDKRFIYDESFKTPLMVRWPEVIDPGSVNTQMVQNLDFAQTFLSAANIPAPNDMQGVSLLPLWEGNTEGFRDAVYYHYYEYPSIHMVKRHYGIVTEDYKLIHFYYDVNEWELYDRKKDPMEMKNQFDNPEYAEIVADLKNRLADLRVQYKDSPELDQMYIDKYKKKIKRAKKIKKNK
- a CDS encoding sigma-70 family RNA polymerase sigma factor, encoding MKSRHTQQEEFLKIVDQYKKLIFKISNAYCTEPQDRQDLRQEIILQLWKAFPKYDDQYALSTWIYRIALHVSISYRRKENRRKKLKPHPPDPILASREAEQQLEKDENLNRLNRFIAGLKKLDKALMILYLEGKSHAEISEILGLTKSNVGTKINRIKEKLKKYFARKKH
- a CDS encoding DUF4249 family protein; this translates as MRYIYLIFLFFIASCVERIDFPVEREAGIIVIDGTLSNEDVLQQVRLGATAASPRVPIPISDAQVRLFDGQGNFENYVLDPIKEGTYILMGERLKGEIDKTYYIEVELANGEIYRSRPERMLEQQAILEDIYYDFSIEKESNGQGIVFENLYINAYIDVDMSQADSSFFLKWDVEEVFLLTPTDFPDPFGYIPPPCFVYKYPSDIDLNLFDGFQNEIPRLQRLKVGRQKIDWTFREKHYFTVRQRSMNREAYEYWEKADNLLSAVGNIFDIPPAPLPGNLYNINDPEEEVLGYFDVSSTSLKRFRTFREDIPLDQILECLYSPSKRFDAYPDYCLDCLSVRNSTHTRPDFF
- a CDS encoding T9SS type A sorting domain-containing protein; translated protein: MKTCLKNSCILAFILLSNFLSAQNVLLLDSLTSLDNALQEISGFEYIHDKLIGHSDSGGENALYEISPINGSVERKIVISNATNIDWEDITADDTHIFIGDFGNNNGNRQDLKIYRISQQDFFSSDTILADTLLISYAAQLDFSSMRFQTNYDAEAMVAAGDSLYVFSKNWGNLRSYVYSLPKLPGQYELDIRDSLDVQGLLTGADYDPVADRLSFCGYTFSEAFFIDLQSPNFPAVSQSMFDKTNLPFTGVFQVESICHEDSGRLYLATEGNAAIPAFLYSFFIDKASSILTYNSAEFKVFPNPSKHSIQLEIGEAFHYELYDLQGRLMLAGKENNIELQALPRGYYWLKIVLTKSERIDIRKVLLYE
- a CDS encoding TonB-dependent receptor → MKYVRCLLLLISVCCSLNLQAQKKEVITFGKFFAKKAGGAVFLKGVVKDPESGKPIEGASVRIDSLSMGTKTDTKGAYGLIMPIGEYTVEVSHPEMKSIQQRIIIYDDGILDFGLDSRAYSLREVVIESTIDNENVSGTAAGVNRLQIKEIKSLPAFLGEVDVIKSLLLLPGVSTVGEGSSGFNVRGGRIDQNLVQFEGATLFNPSHALGFFSAFNADVVENFTLYKGSVPAQFGGRASSVLDIKARPGNYDKFSVKGGIGIVSSRLVAEGPIKKGKTSFLAGFRASYSDWMLNLIQQPEIQASSASFHDVNLILNHKVNLDNILTLSYYRSNDFFRYSEEFGFQYGTNVGSLKWNHIFSNRFSSTSFIVAGDYKSNSFVPDGPLAFNLDNGIRYYQFKQDFFYVPNNHAIHAGIEGNFNDMKPDILSKRGDGSGIVPEEVQKDRSREFAIYFNDEWEFSSRISMNLGLRYAFYQQVGEEQFYQYAEGSSRSVFDIIDTVNYSKGQVVQNYQGLEPRFSMKLQASDQSSIKLSYNRLRQYIHLVSNSTAPTPVDIWQVSTPYIPPQTADNFSIGYYQNFYQNVFESSIEFYYKNIQNLIDFKDFPDLLLNDHIETDLISGTGRAYGGEFYLRRKAGRWTGWISYAYTRSEIQIENDDPELEINEGEWYPTSYDQPHSLSIVGKRQLEKKSYFSFNFTYRTGRPITGLISTYNQNNSPIPHFSERNQYRIPDYIRLDLSLVLAIPPKEGKNLESNVAISVYNLLARRNAYSVFYQRPNRIVIPKAFQLSVLGSAFPSVTYNFNF
- a CDS encoding M28 family peptidase, which encodes MRLTSLIILLFFFWIPKQSHAQTLEELLEILDEEYQAENAFHTTEYVAQFWRLAGNPGFDSSIYRVESILQAAGYQKESPDARLSYRIEKYPLRGPVWEPIDATVFIEGEEKALLSFKTNRNMLAINSFSTPETGISAEVVYVKNCSAKSLDSLDLKGKIVFTTCGTGRIFGAAVQEREAIGVVSYRIPFYNRPESHPNSISFGGMPYDAEKKSFGIKLSLAAKKRLESSLKNGKTRLQVFIKSRFVEAPELTLIAEIKGKKNPEERFVFSAHVQEPGANDNASGVGAQAEMARTAAALVQAGKVDPDRSITFLWGDEIRSTNRYIEQDMERSQHIKWGISLDMVGEDTEKTGGSFLIEKMPDPSAIWTRGEDKHTEWGASEVYESQFNPHYFNDLIEHICRARAQKNGWIVKTNPFEGGSDHQPFLDAKIPGLLLWHFTDVYYHTDGDLIDKVSAKTLKNVGISALASALFLSQEEEARAFEILQIVEKAALKRIAIEGKLSRESVAGGSAVYEEREILWAWGYWYSRLLPTVSDVLSAKPNGRLKNEIRKSIKKIGDAVIAEMSNLE